The genomic region AGAGATGATCAAAGAAGTCCTTGATGTCATGATGGATTTGGCAAAGAGCGGCATGACGATGCTGCTGGTAACCCATGAAATGGGATTTGCAAAGGCTGCAGCTACAAAAGTCATATTCATGGATGAAGGACAGATTTTGGAAAGGGGCACACCTGAAAAAATCTTCAACAATCCGGACAATGAACGGACACAGTCTTTTCTCGACCATATCCTTTGATTGCCTGCCAATATCGTCAATGATGAATTTTCCCAACATTTTTTAGTTTTTGCCCGGTTTTTACCATTGATGCATTGCATCGCATTAGGCTGGTGCATACACTTTGAGAGCAAGGAGTGCACAGATGGAGAAGAATAGGCAGAGCTGGCTGGAAAAACATATCACACTTCCAGTGTTGGTACATCCTGAGGCCGAAGGGGAAAATTTCGTCACGCATGCCATCGGCATTGCACTGTCCATATTTGCTACGATTTATCTCCTTGTCAATTTCAGCAATGTAGAAACCACAACATTGAAAGTCGGTTTGTTGGTGTATTGTTTCTCGATGATACTACTCTATACGGCATCTGCCTTGTATCACAAGCTTCCGGTATCCGATGCTAAACGTTTCTGCAGGATCTTAGATCACAGCAATATCTATTTCCTGATCGCCGGCACTTACACTGCGGTACTACTTTCTATCGGAAATCCGATGATGGTAAAGCTTACCCTGTTCGTCTGGTTCATTGCGCTGGCCGGTGTCGCTTTCACCTTGATCTTTTGGGGACGGCTCAAGCCTTTGCATGTAGTCCTTTATTTGACCATGGGTTGGATAATTGTGTTCTTTTGGAATGATATCGTGCCGAATCTCAAACCAGGCTTGTTCCGCTACATACTTGCCGGAGGTATCACGTATACCATCGGAGTGATTTTCTACGCTTTCAAGAAAATTCCACATGGTCACGCAATCTGGCATTTGTTCGTACTTGCCGGAAGCATTTTATTCTACGTAGGATTTGCCATCTACTGCTTCTAGGACTAATGGGACCGTGGTATTTTGTTTCTGAGTTTACTCAGATTGTCACAAGGAATTTTTTCTACTATACTGGCGCTCATGCCTGCTGAACAAAACAAATATAACCTTGAATTTTTGAAAAAGGTATTGCCTTTTGCTCTCCCGATCATTCTGCAAAATCTATTGATCAACGGAGTTTCATTCGTCGATACCACTATGATCGGACAGCTGGGTGGAAAAGCTGTAGCCGCAGTAGGTATGGCAACTCAAGTCTCATTCATCGTAACATTGTTCTTTTTTGGACTTTCCAGTGGATGTTCCATTTTTGTAAGCCAGTATTGGGGAGCGGGAAACAAACATGGCATAAAACAAGTAATCGCTTTCTCCTTACTTATTTCTCTGATCGTATCCATTCCTACAGCGCTTCTTTCAAGCAGTTTTGCGCCGAAAGTCATGGGTATCTTTACCGATGATACCCAAGTCATCACCTATGGTTGCGATTATCTTCGGATGGTTGCTCCAAGTTATATCTGTATGGGTATCAGCCTTGTGCTGTCATTGGGTCTACGTTCAATCGGAAAACCTACCTTACCCCTAGTGGTTTCCGCAATTGCCCTTGCTACTGATATCCTTGGCAATTACCTGCTTATCTTTGGCATAGGTCCATTTCCGGAACTTGGTGTCAAGGGTGCTGCATTGGCTACTACCATCAGCAAAGTCATTGAACTGTCAGCCTTTGTCTGTTATCTATTGTTGCACAAGGACAGTCCCTTATGGATTGACTCACCACACTACTGGATTGTTCCCAGGGACTTTGCACACAAGACCTTTGTCCGGATACTTCCTGTCATTGCAAACGAAACTTTGTGGGCCTTGGGTTTTTCAATGTATAAAGTCGCCTTTTCAAGGCTCGGCGTAGAAGTAATGAGCGCAGTGCCGATCATTGATGGCATCTTTAATCTCTGCACGGTTGCCATCTTTGGCCTTGCAAATGCTACGGCAATCCTGGTAGGTCAGCAAATAGGCAGGAAAGAGCCGCAAAAGGCTTCCGATTATGCGCATGCGGCAATTATTTTCAGCCTGTTGTTGGGGTGTATCATAGGAGGGCTGAATGCTCTGGCTCCCTACCCTCTGTTACCGTTTTTCAAAGTCAGTGATATGGTCAGACAACTGGTCTATGAATCCTGCATAGCTGTTGCATTCAGAATGCCTCTTACGGCTATGGATGCAACTATCATCATAGGAATACTCAGAAGCGGTGGCGATACAACCAAGTCAATGTTGTATGATGTAGGCACTGTCTGGCTTTTCGGAGTACCGATAGCCTTCCTCGGTGCAACGGTGTTTTCCTTGGAGCTTCCGATTCTCTATGCATTGCTCTCATTGGAGGAAATAGCAAAATCCATACTGGGATTGAGAAGAATGAAATCAGAAAAATGGATACATGATCTTTCGACAACATAGAATAACTACAATTACTGGCTTTTGCAAAACACAGGATTCTGTTAGACTACAGAATTAACGGAAATCTAACACAATGTTTGCCATTGTTTTATAAAAAGATGAAAACATGGGGTTGGAAACTGTCCTGGACAATAAAGAATAGAGGACAGGTCGAAGGAGAAGCTTGGATGAAATATGCTTGTCACAAGATACTTGCCAAGAGACTTTGCAAGGATCAACTATCGGTCTGCAGTCGTTTTCAAAAAGTTGCTTTTTCTTTAGGTTGTGTCGAACCTGATTTTAACCCCGGGACATTCCTGAGAGGTTCTCTTACGACTAAGTGGCTTGGAGGCCATAACTTCGTAACTGCGAGGACCGTCATTTCCAAATTGGCGGGAAACTTAGATCAAAGTGTTCCTTCAAGTGTCTTTGATTTCTACAAGCTAGGCAAACTGATTCACTATTTGGTTGATTCTTTCACCTATCCTCACAATGGTTGGTTTACGGGAACGATCAGGGAGCATATGGCGTATGAAAAGGTACTGAAAAAACAGTTTCAGAATCTCATGGAGCATATAACTCCGCCTGCTTATACTGATTTCTGCGGTTCTTTTTCCAAGTGGATCCAAGAGTACCATGAATCCTACAGCAATGGTGATGCGTCAATGGAAAGGGACGTTTCTTTCTCTCTTACTACTTCTTCCTACATCCTTGGGCAATGCAGGAAAATGATGGAAGCTAGCCAACAAGGTATAACGAGCTAATGAAACAGGTAGCAGAGTACAACGCCATCAGTTCATTGGCTTCCATATGTAGGACTCCTACCATTCTTTCAAAATAGTCAAATTGACAAATAGATAATCAAAAAGAACGGATAGCACGAATGTGTGCACCAGAGGTTTTATTAATATTATAAATATGATTAGTTTCCATATAATCACTACTAGCGGCAAATTTATCATATTCTGAAGAACTCCAATAATAGCATGTTCCATCAGATACAAATTCTCCACCTAATCCTTGGGTATATAACTGATGCCAAATTAGCAACAGCTCTCCTCTGCTCGGCAAAAACCAATCATTATAACCATTATAAACTTTTTCAGAACAAACCTTTGCCGCATAATCTGTACAGTTCTGATATGGCTCTTGGTCTCCAAACATTGACACAATCCTTTCCGTATTTGATTCTCCAGAGCCAACTGAAGTCTCTGTACCATTAATATATGTTCCGTAACCACCCCAACGAAAAATTCCGTCTTCATCTGCAGGAGCTGCTTCTAGATACCGCCAGCCATCTGAATAAGAACCCTTATCGTAAAACACACAACCTCCTGCAGGACCTGTTTCACCTACAGTATACGTTATTTTTAAGGTATAAGTTCCACTTGTTCCAATTGATGAATCTGTCATGCCACTCTTCACAGCCATGGCCTTTACCGTTGTTGTAGCACTGAGGGTAATGCTTCCTCCCGATGTAATATGGCTGCTGCTGGTTGTCGGTGTCGTACCGTCCGTCGTATAGTAGATGGTTGCACCACTGGTACTCGTCATCGTCACTGTCTGGGTACTGGTAAAGGTCGTCCCACCTGCAGGACTGAAGGTCGGTGTCGCAACAGCAGAAACCGTGACGACTTGGCTGGCTCCCTCTGAATCCAGCAGGTCAGCCTTCACGGCAACTGCCTCTACCGTCTTGCTCTCTGCCAAGGTGAACGGAGCCGTATAGCTCTCTCTCGTACTGCTGGTGGCAGGGTCAGTCCCATCTGTCGTGTAGTAGATTGCCGCTTCTGCTGTATCGGTTGCCATGGTCACCTGCTTGCCGCCGGTAACATCACCTGTGCTTATCGTAGGCTGTGCTGCCTTGGTAAAGTCAGCGTCCTCGAAGCTTATCGTCCCGCTCGACTCCAGCCCCGTGAACACGTTCACCATGTCCATCCCTGAGAAAGTGAGCTGTGTACCGGAAGGATTGGTAAACCTCACCCCTACCATGTAGTCGCCTGCAGCGGCACTGCCACTCACCGTCGCACTGCCCCCGCTTGCTGTCCCTTCATACCAGCTGTCCCCAAGGCTTGCCTCAACCTTGGTAAAGGTTGATGAAAGGTCTTCCGGCCAGCTTATCCCTATGCTATAGGTCCCGGTGTCACTTGTAAGGTAATGCAGGGTGAAGCTGATGGAACTCGTGGCCCCGGACTTCACCTCGGCATCCGCATCGGCCTGTTCGGTGATCACCGTCCCGTCGCTGTTCATCCCTTCCACATGGAAGTCCCAGGTGCCTACGGGAATGCTGGAGACCGTATTTTTTTCACCGAGGACCAAGGTCTGCTTGGAAAGCGTCTTGCTGCTGTTTGTCTCTTCCCCCCAGAAGGACACCTGGGTGACCTTGGCACTGCTTCCGGGAGTTATTGACTTGGAGGTACCTTCGTCTAAGCCAAACTGCAGTTCACCGTAGGGATCAGGTTCCTGACAGCCTGCCAACACTAGAAAGACAACAGACAGAACGAACAATAATCTATATGGATGTATACCCGATTCCAATTTCTTGGTTATGGGCATGATGACCCCTTTCTGACTGCAGATAAAATATTCCTGCGCTATCCACAAGGCTGCAGGGTATTGCAGAAAACCAAACCTTGTTTTGTTAGCTCTGATTATGTCATAGCTTTCATTATTTACAATAGACAACTATCATAAAGTGTAAGAAAAATCACACCTTTATGATAAATTCCAAACTTGCTTATTCCCATTATTTTGCTTATAGAAATATGAAAATACATGGATATATTCTCGAATTTTCCAAATTAACAGGGTGAATCTACACATAAACCATTTCTATATACACAGCACATAGAATGACACAGGTGCAGTGACATAACATTGTACATCTCACGTCGCATGGTACCCATGTAAAATCCATATACTTAGTCAGTAGTAAAACAGTATTATGAAACCCATGGGGAGAGACAAAACGACACTCAGGTTATTTGATTTCATTGTTTTATTTATTATCAGAAATATAAATAATCCTAATAAACGCTGTGTGGTTCAGGGGGAGAACCACACAGTCACATGATCTTTGCATTTTTTTTCTGCCTTTACCATGCACTAGTAAAATATGTCACAACCTTATCGCCTTGGCAATAGACACTTATCCCAAAATGTAAGTAAATTCATATATTATATTCTTGCACTAAAATTCTACGACTGTTTTACTCACCATCCAAAACAAAACGGAAATGTAGATATTCATCCAGTAACTAAAGTCACAAGACTACCCATAGACATTCTTTCCTGTATGACTAGACTTAGAAAGAAGGTACATGACGTATGAACATACTTATCGTTCCGATGGTAGCGACAGCAGGAACTTCAGGCCCTGCGTCGCGGGCTAGGTTATTTGCAGAAGCTTTCCAAAGGAAAGGAATGAACGTAGCTATCTGTACTGATGAAAAAGACAACTTCAACTTGCCAGGAATAAAGCGACACAGCTTTTCCGATCCCGTACCACTGGGATTGCCAGAGCTACTTGGCAGACACATTTATGCCATGGCAGACAGATTGGGTGTCATCGGCAAGAAATCCGTACACAGTTTCGAAGAAGCCCTTCACCTCACAGGTACAGCGTCCTATGCTTATCTGAAACATAGCATCATTGAAATCCAGCAAGCCATCAAAGACTTTGCTACAGATGTCCTCTATGCAGAGTTCAGTATACCGGCACTTATTGCAGCAAAAGCAGAAGGCAAACCAGCGATAGCTTCTTTCAGTTTTTCGACCCAACCTTCATATGCAAGCACGCCACGCTACGCAAAGGATGTCAACAGAGTACTGGCAGAATTGAAACTCCATCCCGTTTCTTCAACACTGGATCTCTTTCTTTCTGCAACAATGAGGATTATTCCCACCAGCCAGGAACTGGAACCAATGGATATCCCAAATACGTATTTCGTAGGCTCCTTGAAACAGGAAGTACACCCCGCAGCAAAGAAGAGAAACTGTATACTTGTCTATATGGACAATGGCGCCATTGCACAGCGTAAGCTACTGCAGACCATTGAAAAAGCTTTTGCAAATTCATCTCTTGAAGTATATGTTGCAGGCATAGCTACTGCCCCAATGACAGCCATGAACATACATATTGCTCAGAAGTTTGATTTTGCGAACCTGTTGCCAAGGACTGCGGTTTTTATCAACCATGGAGGACAGAACAGCATAATCGACGGTCTGCTCAACTCCGTACCTCAGCTAGTCTGCCCAGGAAAAGTCTTCGAACGGAAATACAATGCGCAGAGTATTGCAAAATATGGGGCAGGAATTTTCTTGGATCTGAAGCATTTCAGATCATCCGAAGTAGCAAGTGCAACAAAACGTCTCCTTGATGATGATTCTTATCGTAAGCATGCAAAAGCCCTTGCCAATTCATTGCTTGCATTAGGTGGAGCAAATACAGCAGCAACATACATCAGTAACAGATTTTCACCCTGATGCATGTTGCGCTATCGTACGGCAACCTCTAGTTGCTGTACTGTTTTCGAACTGTAAACCTCTGGATCTTACGGGTACTGGTCATTGCAAGTTCTTCCTTGGCAATTACAATTTTCTCTATCTTCTTGAAACTAGGCAAATCCTTGTTGACGGTAGCCACATAGCGTTTGATCTTGCTTTCACATTCCTCGGGATCTCCCTTTCTTAAGACTTCCGACGGATAGACAATGGCCTTGATACCTTCAGCCTTCGTCTTTTCATTCTTTACATACGGAATGATACAGATCTGTTCAATATCATCGAACAACTGGAACTTGTCCTCTATCTCTTCAGGAAATACATTCTTGCCACCTTCCGTGACAATGATATTCTTTGCTCTTCCTGTCAGATAAAGATATCCTTTCTTGTCTATATGTCCGACATCACCGGTATTGAGCCATCCATCCTCTGTCAGGATTTCTCTGGTAGCTTCCTCGTTCTTGTAATACCCTTTCATCACGCAGGAACCTTTGAGGTAGATCAGACCATTGCCGTTTTCATCAGGATCGACGATCTTCTGTTCTATGCCGGCACAGACCTTGCCGACAGAGGTTTCAACATAGGCATAGATTGGATTCAGATGAGTAATCGGACTGGTTTCAGTCAGGCCATACCCCTGTACAAAATCTATGCCCAATTCATTGAACATCTTGAATGTCGAAGAAGGAAGCGGTCCTCCTCCACAGATACAGATCCTGTTCGTATCCAGCGAAAGATGTGCCAATAGTCCATTGAACATCGGATGTCCTATGTTCTTTCCTGTCAGCTTCTTTACAAAACCAGAAAGCCCCATACCCATTCGGATGAAAACATAGCCGATCTTGCTCTCCTTCTTTACGCCTTCGAGCAAACCTGAAAGCATCTTGTTGAAAAGCATGGGTACGCCCAGGAACATAGTCACTTTTCCCTGCTTGAGTTCCTTCAGTACCTGGCTTATGACAAGCCGTTTTCCCATGACGGCCTCAGCTCCGACACTGAGGGCTTCGATCATAACAGACTGCATTGTATAAGCATGATGGATAGGAAGAATAGCATAGAACACGTCAGTAGGAAACAATTCCATGTTTGACTGTGCCTGATAACAGTCACTGACCAAGTTTTCATTGGTAAGCATCACGCCACGAGGAGTTCCTGTCGTCCCGCTGGTAAACAGAATTGCCGCCATATCATCAGAAACTACTTTCGGCACATTTTCTGACAGCTCAGTTCCCTCCAATACATCCAAGACATACGTATAAGAGGCACTTCCCTTTTCCAAGCAAAGTTTTTCATCCAGCTCAAGCTGTCCGTCCTTTTCCAGATGCTTAAGTTTATCCAGATCAGCAACAAGACATTTGACCTCGGCAAACTCCATGAATTTTTCCAGGTCCTTGTCCAGTGCCTTGGCATCCAAAGGGACAATGACACAGCCTGCATAAACTGTAGCATAGTAGGTAATCACCCATGTTATGCTATTTCTACCGCAGACAGCAATTTTGTCCCCTTTCTTATAACCTCTTGATACAAAATGATTTGCCAATCCAACAATTTTCTGTCTGGCTTGATCATATGTCAATCTCCAGTCCTCGGGAACAAATTCCCGCAGGCAAGGACGTTCTCCATAGCGGTCCACACTGATGTCAAACATCTGTGGGAGAGTAGGCCATTTACCCTCAAACCATTTGTCATTACGATAGGCATCCAGGAACGCCCATGGGCAAAACTCTTTTTTCTTCGACATTAGTGCATCAACCCCATTTTTTCTTACAGTAACACCTTGTAGTGTCAATCTATCTCGATTATTACATGCTTTTCTTTACAAATCAATTGACTAATGTCAAAAAAAAACCGTTTTTCCTTAGTCAATACCTAAAAAAAGACAGGCTTAGCCTGTCTTTTTCCAACAAAACGGAACCAACTGTCAGTTAGGCAACAGTTTGTCCAATATTGAATAAAGACTTTCCTTGCTCATAGCACCGACAGATTTACCAAGATAATTTCCATCTTTATCAAGAAAAACCGTCGTAGGCAAACTATTACTGTTCACGATGTAATTGACATAACCCGGATCAAGATAGATATGGGCATCTGAGGGAAATGTCTTGGCGGCAAAATCAGTAATCGTCTGCTTGGTCTCCCTCGTACCATCCATGTTGTCAAAGAACAGGAACTTGACCTTTCCCTTGTAGTCTTTGCTGGCTTGGATAAAATCAGGCAACTCCATCTTGCAAGGCGGGCACCATGATGCAAAGCTGTTTATTACAGTAATGAGCCCTGGTTCAAGTTCATCACTGAAGTTTCCTGTCGTACCGTCAAGCCGGGTAATGGGAAAATCTGGAAATTTCTGCGAAGCAGTCTCAGCTTGTGTATCGCTAGCCTGTGTATTACTAGCCTGTGTATTACTAGCCTGTGAATTACTAGCCTGTGAATTACTAGCCTGTGAATTACTAGCCTGTGAATTACTAGCCTGTGAATTGCTAGCCTGTGAATTGCTAGCCTGTGTATCAACAGATGCTGCCTGTTGTGCCTGGGTATCGATCACCGGTTGTTCCGTTTGCTGAGAATCTGCCTTATTATCAGTCACTGTCTTTTCCGTTTCTGCCTTAATCGGAACAGTACTGTTGATAGGACTGAGAGTTATTTCAGGACTCTCAGAAGCCTTAAGCCTCGGATACACAACTGCCGCTATGACAAATACAGCTATGATGACTATAGCCGAAATGATAAAGCCCTTATGGGAAGGTGCCACTTTCTTATCTTTATCGTCTTTGTCTTCCATACTATGATCCATCTCCTTAAACCTAGAAAAGCATTGCCGGGGAATACCCCAGTACCATTACGATTCCCATTGCCAGCAACAGGATGCCACTGATCCTTTCCACTGCCACATAGTGCTTCTTGATGAATGAAAACGCACTCTCAAGTTGATTCAACAGCAAAGAGGACAGGGCAAAGGGCACTGCAAGACCCATGGCATATGCAAACAGAGAAAGCATGCCCTTGCCTACTGTTTCGGCATTGGCGGCCATCATCAGAGCAGAACCAAGGAACGGACCTGTACAAGGTGACCATCCTATTGCGAATACAAGCCCGAAAAGCAATGATGAAAGTACACCAAGTGACCGAGGGTTCTTGAACTGCAGTTTATACGTATTGCCCAAAACAGGCAAAAAGCCGGCACCAAGAAAGCCCAAGGACAGCAAAATGATCAATCCACCGCCAATTTTGTTCAGCGTAGCAAGGTGCCGGCTAAGATATGCTCCCAATGCAGTTGCCGTAGCTCCCAAAGCAACAAAGAAAAGGGTAAAACCGAGAATAAAGAAAACCGTATTTACCCATTGCCTTTTTTTCTGTGATCCTTCCGTAGCTACATCACCGGCTAAATAGCCGATATATAATGGTATCATAGGAAGTACACAGGGACTTATGAAACTGAGCAGTCCCTCAAGAAGTGCCGTTATATATGCCATACTGTAAACTTAGGCTAACAGTCCTGTTTATTCAGTGACAATGTCACCCATAAAACTTTTCTTCATCTGTTTCCAACTACCCAAACCAAGGAAAAAGAAGTATGCTTCTGCTATGAGCAGGCAAAGAAAGCAAACAGATGCAGAAGAACGCTTCAATGATTTCTACAGGCAACAATACCCAGACAGATGGGACTCTTTGAAAACTGCCATGCTTGAAGAGCATGCTCCTGTAGCTTTTCAAGAAGGACTGGAAACTCCCTATTACCTTGATTCTGCGTCCATACGATGTGCAAGGTTGCTTGGAACAGAAGCACAGGATTACGTACTGGATATGTGTGCGGCCCCAGGTGGAAAGACCTTGGTCATTGCCTCAACCTTGAAAGGAACAGGACGATTGGTATGCAATGACCGTAGCAGTACCAGAAGAGCCAGATTGCATAGGGTCATAGAAACACATCTGAAAGAAGTCTGGAGAACCAATATTACCATCCAAGCCCATGATGCTGCCCGGTGGGGACTGTATGAGCAGCAGATCTATGACAAGATTTTGCTGGATGCCCCGTGTTCCAGTGAACGCCACGTCCTCAAGGATGCCCATTATCTTGCACAATGGACACCAAATCGTCCAAAACGGCTTTCGGTCCAACAGTTTGCCATGCTGGCCGCTGCACTGGAAGCCGTAAAGATAGGCGGTACCATCCTCTATTCGACATGTGCAATCGCAAAAGAAGAAGATGAGGGTATCATCGAAAAACTTTTCAAAAAAAGGCCAGGACGTTTCAGACTGGTAGAAATTGATGAAGCAGGAAGCGAACCATGCAAATATGGCAGAATCATCCTTCCTGACAAAGCACAGGGGCAAGGCCCCATGTACTTCTGCAAGCTTGAAAGACTCAGCTGAGCCAGGAGGTAAGTACAGATGACTGATGTTGCAATCGTGCCTTGTGACAGTTACGAAGCAGACAAATTGAAAAAAGCCATTGAACTGGTCATAGAAAAGTCAGATTTTCCAATCGTCAAGGGAAAAAAGGTCCTGCTCAAACCAAACATACTTTCGGATTCGACCCCTGACCGAGCTATTACGACAAATCCTGCAATCCTCAGGGCAATGATTGAACTGCTCATAGACAAAGGGGCTGAGAAAATCGTCGCAGGAGATTCTCCCTCGATTCAGAAGAAAAACTCAAAACCCACAGCATGCGGTTTGTATCAAGTATGCGAAGAAAAAGGCATCGAATGGATTGATTTTACTCAATTTCCGGTAAAGAAGAAGCTTCCATACGTACACCATTCCATTCCTATGGCAGCGATCCTTGATGAAGTGGATGTAGTCATTGACCTCCCGAAGTTCAAGACACATGAACTCATGCTGATGACGGGAGCAGTAAAGAATTTGTTCGGAACTGTTCCCAGTCTCTACAAAAGTGCCCAGCATGTCCATCACCCGACTAGAGGTTCCTTCGCAAAGATGCTCTGTGGCATCTTCAGCCAAGCACATGTGGACTATGCCCTGATGGACGGTATCATCGGCATGGAAGGTGCAGGCCCTGCAAACGGCAAACCAAGGCAAATCGGACTTCTTCTAGGAGGAAAAGACTGCGTGGCAATAGATGTTGCAGCATCAACCATCATGGGATATGATCCCCTTTCCATCCCTACAAATGCCTTTGCATTGAAAAACGGCCTTACGGGACTTCGTAACTTAGAGGATATCCACTATCCTCTCCTGCATCCATCTGACATCATGATCAAGGATTTTCTCCGCTGCGGAGGAAAAAGCCTTGACAGCAGTGACAGGGAAGAAAACCTGAGACGTCAACCTCCGAGATTTATCGCTGACAAATGCATACGATGCGGACGATGCATAGAAATCTGTCCTGCAAAAGCCTTGGAATTGAAGGACGGGCATGTTGGACTGACAGCACAAAAATGCATCCGATGCTATTGTTGCCACGAAGTCTGCCCGGCCGGAGCAATTGAAATAGAGGAATAAGAAATGACAACATTATGTGATGAAGACCAGCAGAAGCTGCACAGTCTCTGCCAATCACTTGTACAGATTCCCAGTGTTACCGGAACGGAAACAAAAATTACCCATTTTTTGAAACAGGCCATGGAACAGGCCGGCTATGATGATGTCTGGATTGATGAAGTCGGCAATGTCATCGGCAAAATCAATGCCAACCAAGCAGGAGCAGCCAGCGTACTCTTTGACGGACATGTCGATACCGTAGCAGTTCCAAAGGAGAACGGCTGGACAACAGATCCCTTCGGGGGTACCATCAAGGACGGAAAGATCTGGGGCCGTGGCATCAGCGACATGAAAGGAGCCGTCGCAGCAATGGTCCTTGCTGTTGCAAAGGTGAAGCAACTGGGATTGCCCCATGGCGACCTGTATGTCAGCGGTACGATCTTTGAGGAAATAGCCGAAGGTTATACCCTCTCCTTCATCCTGCAGAAACTGCATCCTGACTACGTCGTCATCGGAGAATCAACAGGACTTCGGCTGAACATCGGACAGAGAGGCCGTGCAGAAATAGTCATGGAAACGCAAGGTAAGCCTGCCCACTCGGCAAATCCTTCTATCGGCATCAATGCCGTGCTTCTTATGCTCAGGTTGGTTGCACAAGTCAATCAACTGCCGGTCCCAACCCATCCCCTGCTAGGAAAAGGTGAATTGGTCTTGACGGATATCATCTCATCCCCTTATCCGGGAGCTTCAGTCGTTCCTGCAGCCTGCAGGGTAACCTACGACAGGAGATTGCTTCCTGGAGAAACAAAGGAAAGTGTACTGGCACCTATACAGTTACTTATTGAAAAACTTGAAAAAGAAGATCCGAAATTCAAGGCAACTGCAAGGATTGAAGGATTTACTGACAAAACCTATACAGGATTCGAAGTAAACCCAATCCGTTTTGCGCCTGCATGGGTAGTAAACAAGGACAGTACTCTGGTCAAAAAAGCTCTAGAAGCACTTGCCACAGCCCTTGGAAAAGAACCGGAGCTACATAGCTATTCATTCTGTACGAACGGCTCATCCTCATGCGGTATACTGAAAATACCGACCATCGGTTTTGGTCCAAGTGAGGAATATCTGGCACATACGGATGATGAACACGTAGAGCTTTCCAGCATTGACGGTGCCTACCTGGGGTACCTGCAACTTGCAACAGGCCTGCGATAGCGGAAGCTTCCTCTTTCCCCTTGCATTTCTGCAAGGGGAACCGTTATGCTCTCTTAGAGCCCGAATGGCATATGAGGATATTTTAGGTGCACGTGAATCTCAAAGCAGAATTGAACGACAAGCAGTATGAAGCAGCTTCTCTGACCGAGGGGCCGCTTCTTATCATAGCAGGTGCAGGAAGCGGCAAGACCAGGATGATAACATACAGGATTGCCCATCTGCTGGACCTGGGAATTTCTGAAAAGAACATACTTGCCCTTACCTTTACGAACAAGGCTGCAGCAGAAATGGCAGACAGAGTAAGGAAGCTT from Spirochaetia bacterium harbors:
- a CDS encoding chitobiase/beta-hexosaminidase C-terminal domain-containing protein, with amino-acid sequence MPITKKLESGIHPYRLLFVLSVVFLVLAGCQEPDPYGELQFGLDEGTSKSITPGSSAKVTQVSFWGEETNSSKTLSKQTLVLGEKNTVSSIPVGTWDFHVEGMNSDGTVITEQADADAEVKSGATSSISFTLHYLTSDTGTYSIGISWPEDLSSTFTKVEASLGDSWYEGTASGGSATVSGSAAAGDYMVGVRFTNPSGTQLTFSGMDMVNVFTGLESSGTISFEDADFTKAAQPTISTGDVTGGKQVTMATDTAEAAIYYTTDGTDPATSSTRESYTAPFTLAESKTVEAVAVKADLLDSEGASQVVTVSAVATPTFSPAGGTTFTSTQTVTMTSTSGATIYYTTDGTTPTTSSSHITSGGSITLSATTTVKAMAVKSGMTDSSIGTSGTYTLKITYTVGETGPAGGCVFYDKGSYSDGWRYLEAAPADEDGIFRWGGYGTYINGTETSVGSGESNTERIVSMFGDQEPYQNCTDYAAKVCSEKVYNGYNDWFLPSRGELLLIWHQLYTQGLGGEFVSDGTCYYWSSSEYDKFAASSDYMETNHIYNINKTSGAHIRAIRSF
- a CDS encoding hemolysin III family protein: MEKNRQSWLEKHITLPVLVHPEAEGENFVTHAIGIALSIFATIYLLVNFSNVETTTLKVGLLVYCFSMILLYTASALYHKLPVSDAKRFCRILDHSNIYFLIAGTYTAVLLSIGNPMMVKLTLFVWFIALAGVAFTLIFWGRLKPLHVVLYLTMGWIIVFFWNDIVPNLKPGLFRYILAGGITYTIGVIFYAFKKIPHGHAIWHLFVLAGSILFYVGFAIYCF
- a CDS encoding MATE family efflux transporter produces the protein MKKVLPFALPIILQNLLINGVSFVDTTMIGQLGGKAVAAVGMATQVSFIVTLFFFGLSSGCSIFVSQYWGAGNKHGIKQVIAFSLLISLIVSIPTALLSSSFAPKVMGIFTDDTQVITYGCDYLRMVAPSYICMGISLVLSLGLRSIGKPTLPLVVSAIALATDILGNYLLIFGIGPFPELGVKGAALATTISKVIELSAFVCYLLLHKDSPLWIDSPHYWIVPRDFAHKTFVRILPVIANETLWALGFSMYKVAFSRLGVEVMSAVPIIDGIFNLCTVAIFGLANATAILVGQQIGRKEPQKASDYAHAAIIFSLLLGCIIGGLNALAPYPLLPFFKVSDMVRQLVYESCIAVAFRMPLTAMDATIIIGILRSGGDTTKSMLYDVGTVWLFGVPIAFLGATVFSLELPILYALLSLEEIAKSILGLRRMKSEKWIHDLSTT
- a CDS encoding acyl--CoA ligase, which encodes MSKKKEFCPWAFLDAYRNDKWFEGKWPTLPQMFDISVDRYGERPCLREFVPEDWRLTYDQARQKIVGLANHFVSRGYKKGDKIAVCGRNSITWVITYYATVYAGCVIVPLDAKALDKDLEKFMEFAEVKCLVADLDKLKHLEKDGQLELDEKLCLEKGSASYTYVLDVLEGTELSENVPKVVSDDMAAILFTSGTTGTPRGVMLTNENLVSDCYQAQSNMELFPTDVFYAILPIHHAYTMQSVMIEALSVGAEAVMGKRLVISQVLKELKQGKVTMFLGVPMLFNKMLSGLLEGVKKESKIGYVFIRMGMGLSGFVKKLTGKNIGHPMFNGLLAHLSLDTNRICICGGGPLPSSTFKMFNELGIDFVQGYGLTETSPITHLNPIYAYVETSVGKVCAGIEQKIVDPDENGNGLIYLKGSCVMKGYYKNEEATREILTEDGWLNTGDVGHIDKKGYLYLTGRAKNIIVTEGGKNVFPEEIEDKFQLFDDIEQICIIPYVKNEKTKAEGIKAIVYPSEVLRKGDPEECESKIKRYVATVNKDLPSFKKIEKIVIAKEELAMTSTRKIQRFTVRKQYSN
- a CDS encoding zinc dependent phospholipase C family protein, whose product is MKYACHKILAKRLCKDQLSVCSRFQKVAFSLGCVEPDFNPGTFLRGSLTTKWLGGHNFVTARTVISKLAGNLDQSVPSSVFDFYKLGKLIHYLVDSFTYPHNGWFTGTIREHMAYEKVLKKQFQNLMEHITPPAYTDFCGSFSKWIQEYHESYSNGDASMERDVSFSLTTSSYILGQCRKMMEASQQGITS